A region from the Paenibacillus humicola genome encodes:
- the dgoD gene encoding galactonate dehydratase: MKIAKLELFKVPPRWLFLKITTDDGLSGWGEPIVEGKADTVAAAVEELSQDLIGKDPRRIEDLWQVMYRGGFYRGGPILMSAISGIEQALWDIKGKFYGAPVYELLGGACRDKIKVYNWIGGDRPSDVRDAVKRQIASGVSAVKMNATEELHYIDSFDKVQQVIERVAAVRETGGPSFGIGIDFHGRVHKAMAKILVKELEPYRLMFIEEPVLPENNEALKEIARHTSTPIATGERMYTRWGFKELLHQGVADIIQPDVSHAGGILETRKIAAMAEAYDVALAPHCPLGPVALAACLQVDACSPNAFIQEQSLGIHYNADGDLLDYVKDAGSLRYEGGFVAVPEGPGLGIEVDEDKIRELAKKGHDWHNPVWRNEDGTVAEW; encoded by the coding sequence ATGAAAATCGCAAAGCTGGAATTGTTTAAAGTTCCACCGAGATGGCTGTTTCTGAAAATAACGACAGACGACGGGCTTTCCGGCTGGGGCGAGCCGATCGTCGAAGGGAAAGCGGATACGGTTGCGGCGGCGGTCGAGGAGCTGTCGCAAGATCTGATCGGGAAAGATCCGCGGCGGATCGAGGATTTGTGGCAGGTCATGTACCGGGGCGGCTTTTACCGCGGCGGCCCGATTCTGATGAGTGCGATTTCGGGCATCGAGCAGGCGCTGTGGGATATTAAAGGCAAGTTTTACGGCGCTCCGGTATATGAGCTGCTCGGCGGCGCGTGCCGCGACAAAATCAAGGTCTATAACTGGATCGGCGGCGACCGGCCCTCCGACGTGCGCGACGCGGTGAAGCGCCAGATCGCCTCCGGCGTGTCGGCCGTCAAAATGAATGCCACCGAGGAGCTTCACTACATCGATTCGTTCGACAAGGTGCAGCAGGTGATCGAGCGGGTCGCGGCGGTCAGGGAGACGGGAGGGCCGTCCTTCGGCATCGGCATCGATTTTCACGGGCGGGTGCACAAGGCGATGGCCAAAATTCTCGTCAAGGAGCTCGAGCCGTACCGGCTAATGTTCATCGAAGAGCCGGTGCTTCCGGAAAATAACGAGGCGCTGAAGGAAATTGCGCGGCACACCTCGACGCCGATTGCGACCGGGGAGCGCATGTATACGCGATGGGGCTTCAAGGAGCTGCTGCACCAGGGCGTCGCGGACATTATCCAGCCGGATGTCTCCCATGCCGGCGGCATTCTCGAGACGCGCAAGATCGCCGCGATGGCGGAGGCTTACGACGTGGCGCTGGCGCCGCACTGCCCGCTCGGACCGGTAGCGCTGGCGGCCTGCCTGCAGGTCGACGCATGCTCGCCGAACGCGTTCATCCAGGAGCAGAGCCTTGGCATCCATTACAATGCGGACGGAGATCTGCTCGATTATGTGAAGGATGCGGGCAGCCTCCGCTACGAGGGCGGCTTCGTCGCCGTTCCGGAAGGTCCGGGGCTTGGTATCGAAGTGGACGAAGACAAAATCCGCGAGCTGGCGAAGAAAGGCCACGACTGGCACAACCCGGTCTGGCGCAACGAGGACGGAACGGTCGCGGAGTGGTAA